TGTTCGCGAGGAGATCGCAAACCATCGAGACCTAACGACAGCTCAAGCTCTGTGAACTGCGCCAGCACCTTCTCACAACGTCGGATCCAACCAGGGATTGAGGACGGCTCTGAAAATTGAGCAGGCCTAGAGGAGCGGGACACCCACCAGATCCCAGCCCCCAAGGCCAGGAAGCCTGCGCCACCACCAGGAAGGTGAACAAGGTCGCTGAACAGCCAACTCCCAAATGCGAGGGTTCCTCCAGCCAAAGCAAGTTTCCCTGCGATGGATGGAATCAGCTTGATGGTGCTGATTGATGGAACCGGCATCAGCACGACAAATCCATGACTTGGGGCTTTCTTAGCTCAACCTGACTAGTCAGGGCCAGTGCTTGCGCACCTATAAAAACTGGCAGCGTCCACTCTTTCCTAACAACTTTACCTCTGATCGAGGTATTCATATGGTATGGAGACCTGTGCCTGACATCGATGGCCCGCGATCGTCGTCATGAGGTCACACGTGTCCTAATGGTGGCCCTCACCATCAACGTGGCCATGACGTTGCTCAAAATGGTGGTGGGCATAGCAAGTGGATCTTTGGCTGTGATTGCTGATGCGATGCACAGCGCAACCGACGCCCTCTCAAGCTTGACAGGACTGATCACGAACGGGCTGTCGGATCCGAAACCAGATCGAGATCATCCCTACGGACATCACAAATATGAAGGAATTGGAGCTCTGGCGGTCGCCGGTTTCATCTTCTTCACCGCGATCGAAATCCTGATCACCTCAAGCGAACGACTCACTAAGGGATTGCCTGAACTGCGGATCAATGCAACTGAGCTATTGCTTCTGCTCGTAGTGCTCGTCTTCAATCTTCTTCTTGCCGGTTACGAGCGCCGGGAGGGGCGCCGATTAAATAGCCCGCTGCTCCTCGCCGATGCCCACCACACCACAAGTGACATCTGGACCACGATGATTGTGCTGGTAGGCCTAACTGGGGCTTGGCTACTCAAGATCAGCTGGCTAGACGTCGCCCTAGCCATTCCACTTGCAGTGTTTTTGATCCGTGTCTGCTGGCAGGTTTTACGCGACAACCTCCCTTGGCTTGTGGATCACATAGCGATTGCACCCGAGGCGATTAACGAAGCGGCCTTAGGGGTACCTGGAGTTCTTAATTGCCATGACATCGCCAGCAGAGGAGTTCTGGGTCAACAGGTGTTCATTGACATGCACATGGTTGTGGATGTCGATGACTTGATTGCGGCTCATCAAATCACTGAGCGAGTGGAAGAGCGCCTGGAATCCCGCTTCGGCCCTGTTCGCTGCACCATTCATCTCGAACCTCGGGACTATGTCGAACAGGTGATCACCTTCCGTGGAACCCACGGTTAAGCACGGAGATCAAGAAAAGAGGCACCTTTCGTTCGGTGATGCGTCACACTTGCGCCTGATTCCAGGCCTCGGGCCATGACTGATTCCAACAGCGATTCCCGTCAACAGGGCAGACAAGGTGAGGGCGGCGGGGGGTCCCGTGGCGGCCGCAATGCCGGCAGCCGAGAAGGGGGAGGGTTCCGTATTCGACTCAGTGACAATGAAATGCGCGCAGTGAGAGCCCTTCAAGAGGCTTTCAATCTGCGCTCAACAGTTGCAGTGCTGGGTTTTGCTGTTCGCACACTTGCTCAGATGCTGGAGGACGGCCAACTCACTGAGCTGGTCGCTCAGCAAAGAGCCCAAGGCGGAGGACGACGATCCG
The Synechococcus sp. CC9311 DNA segment above includes these coding regions:
- a CDS encoding cation diffusion facilitator family transporter — encoded protein: MARDRRHEVTRVLMVALTINVAMTLLKMVVGIASGSLAVIADAMHSATDALSSLTGLITNGLSDPKPDRDHPYGHHKYEGIGALAVAGFIFFTAIEILITSSERLTKGLPELRINATELLLLLVVLVFNLLLAGYERREGRRLNSPLLLADAHHTTSDIWTTMIVLVGLTGAWLLKISWLDVALAIPLAVFLIRVCWQVLRDNLPWLVDHIAIAPEAINEAALGVPGVLNCHDIASRGVLGQQVFIDMHMVVDVDDLIAAHQITERVEERLESRFGPVRCTIHLEPRDYVEQVITFRGTHG